TCGCGACCTCGAGCCGCTCATGCAGGGTGAATCCGGCTGCAGGGCAATGCGAACAGGTACCGCTGAGGCGGATCTCGACGTGGCCTTCATGTACCGAGATGATCTCTGCCTTGCCTCCGTGCGACCGGATGTAGTCGCCGGCGCCGCCTTCGAGCACCTGTAACACCGCCGTGCGTAGCTCGTCGTCGGCCGTCACGGGCTGCTGTGCATCCCACTGCGCAGGCACGGACAACGCCTGCAGCAGCGCGGTACGCACCGGCTCGCCGTGCTCACGCCATCCCTGTCCGACCGGCAGCGCGATGTCTATACCGGCGGTGTGCACGTCGATCGAGGCCAGCGTGCCGGCTCGCAGCATCGTGCCGAGGTCACCGGGAGCACCGGAAACCGCCCCGAGGACCTGCAGCGTGCCCGCAGGGACGATCCACCGGATGACCTGCGGATCGGCGGTGGCCTCGGGGTGCAGCGCAAAAGTGGCGACGCTCATACGATCGCCGTCACGATCAGGCGGGCGAGGAACGCCATTCCCCACGCGAGTACGAACATGTAACCGAACGCGATACCCGGCCACTTCCAGCCGCCGGTCTCGCGGCGCATCATCGCGACTGTGGACATGCACTGCAGGGCGAACATGAAGAACACCAGCAGAGCAGTGACGGTGCCCGCGTTGAAGAGCTTCTGGCCCTGGTGCGCGCCATCGGTGTAGGTCATCGCCTTCAGCGCGTCACCGGGCGCCTCCGCATCCTGCGCGGACGCCACCTGTCCGAGGGTCGCAACGAAGGTCTCGCGAGCCGACAGTGACGACACGACACCGATATTGATCCGCCAGTCGAATCCCAATGGAGCGAAGACGGGCTCGATGGCCTTACCCACGCTGGCTGCCGCACTGTGGTCCAGCACGAACGACGCCGCGGCCACCTTGTCGCCCGGATTCACGCCCGCGCTACGCATCGCCGCATCGCTCTGCCCGGGGATGTTCAGCAGCGCCCACATGATGATGGTGACCACCAGGATGATCCGGCCGACCTTGGACAGGAACATCTTGCAGGCGTCCCACACCGACACGCCGACCGCCCGCAGGCTCGGGAGCCGATAACTGGGCATCTCCATGTAGAACGGAAGGACGGGCCCACGCTTACCGGTGAACCGTTTGAAGATCCAGGCCGTCGCCATCGCTGCGACAG
This portion of the Dermatophilaceae bacterium Sec6.4 genome encodes:
- a CDS encoding NifU family protein; the encoded protein is MSVATFALHPEATADPQVIRWIVPAGTLQVLGAVSGAPGDLGTMLRAGTLASIDVHTAGIDIALPVGQGWREHGEPVRTALLQALSVPAQWDAQQPVTADDELRTAVLQVLEGGAGDYIRSHGGKAEIISVHEGHVEIRLSGTCSHCPAAGFTLHERLEVAIRELAPGLRELRATQTPRAANKVFMKLGLRRPS